The DNA sequence GTCAACAAGAGCAAGTTTAGACAAagaaacattattaaaattaacactGCTGAAGATCACTGCAGAACtaattcaaagttcaaacaaGTTGTTCATTGGGCCAGGTTTGGCATGCAGATAAAAACAATAATAGAACCTTCATTTCTAAAACTAACTGCtgattatattatatatatgtccTAAGCCACATGACATCCAATATAAGAAACTATATACTGTCAGATTAATTTAGCATCATGTTCCTAAGAAACAGAAAGATtctataatttaattgatatctttttggttttttacACTATTTCTCGTTCGACGGATAATTTATTATTGGTGGAAACTCAgatgcagtcgacttcacgtaaagttgataACAGAGAGTCATTAGATGATAtaattgatttgactaaattttcatctaacgactcccaactatcaacttcatgtgaaatcgattgcatttgaattttcgCCTTTATTATTAGTCATTTATTTATACAGACAATTGAACTAAGTACTTATCCAACCAGCTTTTAAGTTATAACTTaagaagatataaaagataaaatatcattttagccccctaacttttttttatttccaaaaaaaccctaatttttggacgaatttaaattaaataaaaagagaaaatgaaatgcaCCGTTGGATTTGGCAGCTTCACTGAACCTCTAAACCCTAACTCGTCTTTCCGTTTTGCAAATCCCTCTTTCTCAATTTCATGAAAGAAACCCTAACAATCCCAATTTCCATGGCAAGATTCACATCCTTCTCATGGAGACCCTCAATCACAATCCCAATCCCAATCCCAATCCCAGTAGCAGGCCCTCTCTTTCGTCGCCGCAAGCAATTTTTCTCTGTCAAACCTCAATTTCTTCACTCTCCGAAACCACAACGACTCCTGGTATTTGCAGCGAACAacgagaagaaggaagaggagaaTAACGAAGCCGTTAGGGAAGTGGAAGACAAAGAAGAACAAAAACCCAGTGGTTCcaatggagaagaagaagatgaaaagaaGAATTTCAGCAAAGAAAGAAGAACAATTTTCAGTTTGAGTTGGAATTCCCTTTTTGACCCTGACCCAGACAACGTGGTTGCGCTTGGGTTGACCGGGATTCTGACATGGGCGAGTGTTCAAGTTCTCTGGCAGCTGTTGTTCATCTCCTTCGCCATTCTTGTCGCTGCAATCAAGTACTCTTTCATTGCtgctcttcttctcttcattcTCATCACTCTTCTCTAAATTTACCTGCTTTAATTTGTTCTTTGATCCTATCATGTTCATATGCTACagagaattaattaattaattaattaattaattgtgtATAGTTAATATTGATCTTGTTGTTAATGAAGAGTAGATTAATTGATCATTTCCACCATTGATATTGTACTAGGTAGGGTAGAGTAAGGTGAAAATTTTTGTCTTTTAATTctgtaattattatttttgtttggtAAATTCCTCCAATAATTGACCTTTCTTAACGAAACGATCATGTTAAAATTTGTTGTAATGCTAAGGACTAGAACAGTACCAATGATTCAGAAATTAATGTGCTGGAAGACAGAAAATATGTGTCATTAGAGTAAAGGATACAACTTActgaaaaaagaaagaacagGAAAATCTTCAATGttaattttctatttaaaaaaaacaaacaaagttaaaaatgaaaaataataaccTGATGGAGCGCTTGTGAGTGGAAACTGAAacagttgttgttgttgtggtgTTCATGAAGCTGAATTGCTTGAAACCAGAATGGTGCCACTTTATGTTGTGATGCATGTTTTTGGTGTCAGAATTTGGCATAAAAACCAATCAATGAATGCACCAAAACAACATTAAATGCTGCAGATACAAGGGACCAGATATTGACAAAGTATCATAACAGTGACAATGTGACATTGTCAAAATGGAAGATACCTCCAAACAACATTAATTCAAAGCATAGCTTTTGCTTACACCCAGCAGAGTCATGGAATGAGACTTCTCACAAGACTACTTCTTGAAAAGCTGAAACCAACTTTGGTGCTTATAAAATACCATATGGgatcttaattatttatatgtcaAACACAGAAATTCACTTGTCCCTTAATAAGCAAATGGTGTCTTCAACCATAATTCTTAGAGGAAGACATTACAAGGGTATATTTGTGATGTCTGCTTTATCAATCTATGAATATATATGAAGCTCATAATATATAAGGCAAACACTCACATGAAGACAATTTTAGGTGAAAGTCGTTAAATAATTCAACATATTTGACTAGTACTGATATCTTGTAAAAGATATACAATATACAAGATAACTTTACTAGAATAGAATAGTTACTAGTATATAAATAACATTAGGAAAAATTTTAAGTGTATCGAAAACACCGgtattctaattattttaatcgttgatttttcaattaatatatattatatattttttaaaatttaaatcaacggttaaaacaactggaaTACCAGTATTCTCGGTATATTTAAAACTCTTCcattgtattattattattttctttggTATTTTGACTAGTGACATGAATGCTAACCCACCCCTTTTGAAGACTTTTTTTTGTCAAAGTTATGCCTTTTTCattccaattaaaagaaaacattgggattacaaaagaaagaaatgacAAGAAACAAGAAGGCTAATAAACTGAGATTGAGATACATTCATGGCTTAGATTAGATTGTGCTATCAACAACAATCATGGAAATATATCACATGCATGTTTTAAAAGGGATATACCTACTTTATTTGAGGCTTTTATGCTGGTTAGTAgcttttttattaaaagaagCAAATCAGTAGTTTTTGGATTTcgttttatcttttgtaacaaTGTTTTTGAAAGAAGAGAGAGCATTGACCATTTGATTAGTAGAAAGCGACAAAAAAGAGTGTGGTGACTAATATGATAGTTTCTTGTTGGAGAATGCAATAACATAATCATGGAGTCCCACTCGTGCAACCTGGTTCTTCTCTTTTTATTGCCATTCAAGGATCAAACTCCCATGTAATGCCACTTCACAACTCATCATTTGCTCCATCCCTTAGATTATGGTTAATTATGGTAGAGGATCGATTTAGtaaagtttttatttaaatttttaaaagtataaatattttattttgtatttgtattttttagctTTGacaaattagaagtgttttttttttaaacatttatgaaaatatttttcaaacttgtcttttaaagttaaaaaatctaataaaatctTATGTATTGATGAATACTAAAGTATAATAAGACACTTAATAATAATAGTTAGAACTTGGCAAGTTTTAATTTGACTTTATATTAAAGTATAATAAGACTCTTGattgttaattatttatataaaaacaaaGCTTACCTACTAATTAGACTACTTAGAACCTTTATCCTCCTACTACAATGGGAGGTGAAACCGTTGGCTTAATAACTTTACCACCTACTCTTAACCGGTTCGCATGGAAAGCTCACTACTCAGGCCAGTAAGCTAAGGCAgcaataattattattagttactAATTTTGGCTAAAgatttaaaatgataaataaacaAAAGGGTAATGCTTATAAAGTGTTCTTCAAATTTGTTAACAACAAAAATACAGTCAATATTTTACAAGCATGACC is a window from the Arachis stenosperma cultivar V10309 chromosome 3, arast.V10309.gnm1.PFL2, whole genome shotgun sequence genome containing:
- the LOC130970479 gene encoding uncharacterized protein LOC130970479, whose translation is MKETLTIPISMARFTSFSWRPSITIPIPIPIPVAGPLFRRRKQFFSVKPQFLHSPKPQRLLVFAANNEKKEEENNEAVREVEDKEEQKPSGSNGEEEDEKKNFSKERRTIFSLSWNSLFDPDPDNVVALGLTGILTWASVQVLWQLLFISFAILVAAIKYSFIAALLLFILITLL